From one Dermacentor silvarum isolate Dsil-2018 chromosome 3, BIME_Dsil_1.4, whole genome shotgun sequence genomic stretch:
- the LOC125944313 gene encoding uncharacterized protein LOC125944313 has translation MRRATSFLLLSALVSTARAAEPMRCIVQPAHGSVLETSFLVGCTGGEEDAPLRVYLRDDGTASPYQGRLVHVLPGPGAYRVKLPMGDADQAYAMRLHVHGADSPPANVTVTPPHHCEPLAQLVATPRGDMPVGSSVHPTLSVVAVAASYAAACGHSPDSTSALLLPLLQKARVRTPLQLEHGAEALRALGFAIAGKLKAPFTRNVAVVDRNIF, from the exons ATGCGACGGGCGACGTCCTTCCTGCTGCTCTCAGCCCTGGTTTCGACCGCTCGCGCAGCCGAGCCCATGCGCTGCATCGTGCAGCCCGCTCACGGCTCGGTGCTGGAGACGAGCTTCCTCGTGGGCTGCACGGGAGGAGAAGAGGATGCCCCATTGCGCGTCTACCTGCGTGACGATGGCACTGCTAGTCCCTACCAG GGTCGCCTTGTGCACGTACTTCCGGGGCCTGGTGCGTACCGCGTAAAACTGCCGATGGGCGACGCCGATCAGGCTTACGCCATGAGGCTGCACGTGCATGGCGCCGATTCGCCGCCCGCGAACGTCACCGTGACACCGCCGCACCACTGCGAACCACTCGCACAACTG GTGGCGACCCCTAGAGGCGACATGCCCGTTGGCAGTTCCGTGCACCCGACGCTCTCTGTGGTGGCGGTAGCGGCGAGCTACGCGGCCGCCTGCGGACACTCACCGGACTCGACGTCGGCACTGCTTCTGCCGCTGCTCCAGAAGGCGAGGGTGCGCACGCCGCTGCAGCTGGAGCACGGCGCCGAAGCACTGCGCGCTCTGGGATTCGCAATCGCAGGCAAGTTGAAAGCACCGTTTACACGAAACGTGGCAGTGGTGGACCGCAACATCTTTTAG